TTTATAATCTGattagaaagtcaaaatttctTTGTTCTATTTGGAGGGATGGTTGAAagtaagagaaaaggaaaataaatgttGAGTTATATAGTTAATATGGAACACCGTATTTGATATATGTTCAATCAAAGGGGTTACTAGTTAATTCACTATTATAAAATCCCatatataattaatttatttgttAAATAACTGATTTCGTGCAAATTTATTCCCACACTTTGTGTAGggaaagttatatatatatatatatatatatatgttaagtATCACTTTACCTTTATGATCAAATTTGTCATAACATTCATAATGATCAATCTTACGAAGATTCCATTGGATTCTGGAAGCTCGTAGCATGGTCCCGATAAACCCCAGTTTATTGTTTCTTCTCCACCACTAATGCCCACGTCTCAACTCATTCTAAAAAAATGGGATTCCTATAATAAGTTTTTGTATTCAGCAACCACTGTTAAAAATAATGGCAGAAATCAAAACATTTATCTACCCAGCCATGAGGTTAATCAGCAGCTACTCCCCTAATATGGAAATAATTATGCTTCAAAAAATTGGCAActgagaaaagaggaagagggggAAGAAACATGTAAAAAGAGCTATCACCTAAATCAGGTGATCTCAGCAAATGGGAAGCACCCTAAAACCACAATTGGGACAGAAGATAAACAATCAAGACAGATAAGGAGAGAAAAGCAAGAACTTCACAAAGCCGGTTAAGGCAGCTACAGCCGAAGGATATCCTATTGGCTAGCAATGTAGGCATTTTTGTGGGTATTCTTCCCAGTCAATGAAAGAGAATGGTAATCTTTGGCTGCCCAAGTTCCCCACCTGTTGTTTGCTATAAAATCAACATAGATGGGTGTTCAATAAGCAACCCAGGATCTGTAGAGCAGGCGGTACATGCACTCTTTTACTTCTTTTCAAGATGTTTCTATAAATTTCGGATTGGATTTTGCTGCATTCTTTGAAGCAATTCAGGTTGTTAAGTTAGTAGATGTAACTTGGATCGAATTAGAATGTGAGTCGCAAGCTGTGGTCTAGTATATTATGAAGAAATTGATCTCAAGGAATTGTAGAGAAATGTGGCTCTATTACATGAGTTACTTGGATAAGATCATCTAGAGTATTCAACATTGCTTTTGGGAAGACAAACACTATTGCAGATGGACTAGCGATGCAGCATGCTACAACTACTCGATCCTCTACAGATTGGATTATTCCTCCAAGATTCAATATTAACGATATAAAGTGGGATGTAGTAGGGAAGCCGAGGTTCAGATTCTCTTGATTTTTAGACCTTGTTATATAGTTTGAGACTTGTATGTCTTGATCCCCTCTCTGCTGATGATAATGCTGAAGATGGAGTAGGGAATTTAGTTTGTATCTTACCGGTTTGGATGTTCTATAGTTCATTCATTCTTTCATAAATAAATTCCTTGCTAACCcttaggaaaaaaagaagaaaaaaagacaagagaatAGGAAAAAGAGCAACAGCGACAGATATCCTCCTAAACATGATTTGTGAAGCTGCACTAAAATTTTATTCTTAATAATATTATTTCTTCTTGAGCAAATCTTTTGCCATGCAATATTGAAGACATTTGGCCCTTAGAAGGTATGCGAGTCCAAATTTTGATGATAAGAAGTCTCATGGTATTGTGGCAGATAAAATCACGGACCATAGTAATGGAGATGTAGCCATCGATTCTTATCACCGGTACAAGGTATaatctaaattattatttttaattaatatatatatatatatatttatacttATATTATTAACATTAGTGATTAGACGTGCTATTATATTTGCAGGAAGATGTAAATGTGATGAAGGAAATGGGTATGGATGCGTAtagattttccatttcatggtcAAGGATTTTACCTGGTAAGATCACCTTCCATCTCCCCATGTAAAGTAAATGATGCATGTTTGTTTAGctataataatgatgatgatgatgatgatgatgatacctCAATGCGATATACcaattaatgatatttttgcACCATTCACGATGTTAAAGAATTCATAGAGGATCTTGGGACAAATTTTTCTACCTAGAACAATTAAATAGGTAAATCTTGTGGCCATCTTATGTAAGGCTCATGTCTGGTTTTTATGATTATGAGTATATTGAAATTATCAATTGAGATATTTTTTCCTACattctttcttcaatttgatCATGTCCTATCTTGTAGGATTTACATCTTATTTCAATCTCTAATTCTCTACCACATTTAGGACTTGCATTGCTAGCTGTCTAAGTATACTGAGATTACAGTTTCCTACTGTAACTCATATGTGATAATAAAAACATGTATTACATGTAAAACATGTAAATCTTTGTAGGAGATAGAGTTTCCAATTATTTGAATTCCTATCCTAGTCATGTAGGTTGTAATCTTCTAAGTTAAGAAAAACAGTTTAATTCAATCTCTCAactaaaataaaggaaaatgaaattcaaatgaaaaaatgaaaatttcctaATTATGATTGAATAGCTTACTTACAAATATGgtaattaaatttcaaaattttaaaaaatattacttAACCCTTTTGAACTCTTATTTCAATCTATCTAAATCTAAGTGAATCttgtaaccaaaaaaaaaaaaatctaagggaATCGATTGCAAAAAGTGAAGTgaatttttaccaagatttttgtttttttttgaaagTGGGGAGATGAAAGTGGTTCTCTATCTGAGAGTTCGGCCCATGTGAGCGGCTCCAtgggtctatctctctcctccaaggaaaagagggagagatatCTTTTCACACAAGGCTGAAAAAGATAAATACATGAAAACTGGCATAGGCCACGTTGCCACACTCCCTAACTGATTACTTTTATCATTTTTGTGAGGGGAAATTTTTCCATCCAAATATAGTTTTTATGCCAACAAGAGGACCAATAACAGTGCACGTAAAAACATCAACTGGAGCGGTCCAGTGTCTGAGCATGTATGCCTGGACAAAGTCCGCCCTCGCCCTCGCCCTCGCCCTCTCCCTTGCCCTCGCCCTTTCCagccttgtcttgccctcctcTTTTTTATGTATAATGCTTATAAaactttttcattttgtttttgtttttgtattcttttttttctattctctaTCAGATGGAAAGCAAAGTGGGGGAGTAAACGAGGAAGGCGTTCAATATTACAACAATCTCATCAACGAGCTTCTAGCCAATAGtaattgctctctctctctctcacacacatatGTTATAGGATTTCACATGCATATAAAAACATTCTATGTTATCATTTGCAGAAATCCAGCCCTTTGTCACTTTGTTTCATTGGGATTTACCCCAAGCCTTGGAAGACAAATATGGTGGTTTTTTAAGTCCAGACATTATGTAAGCAGCAATAAATTAATTTCCATCTTTTCATTTCCTAACTTCCAAAGATGTTGCAGTACTGAACAAGCCAATATAATGCACAGTTATGATTTTCAAGGCTATGCGGACATTTGTTTCAAAGAATTTGGTGATAGGGTGAAGCATTGGATCACTTTAAATGAGCCAGTGAGCTATGTTATAGGCTACAATGAGGGAACCTTGGCACCAGGCCGATGTTCCAATTGTTCTAAAGGGAATTCTTCGACAGAACCTTATTTGGTAGGGCACCACCAACTTCTTGCTCATGCAGCCGCAGTGAATTTGTACAGGGACAAGTATCAGGTTATAAATACTAAGACTGATTCTTGAGTTGTAGTTTAGATctcaaaaattttaatttgcaTTGATTGATAAAAATGGTGGATACTTAAGCTTTAGTTTACCAAACCTATAGAGTTTAAAGTGGCATGTTAAGGTTTGGTTGGAAAACAttaatgtgtgtgtgtttggCAGGCATCTCAAAATGGAAAGATTGGAATAACATTAAACTCACATTGGATGGTACCTTATAGTGAGCACCATTCAGATGTTGCTGCATCTCGAAGAGCACTTGATTTCATGTATGGATGGTAAGTATAATTCTGTAATTACATGACTCTATGTAGCTTACCTGATTGTGTTAttctccccccccaccccccaaaagaaaaaaaaaaatgactgaaTTCTCCATCGATCCAACTGGATGTTGAAGATCCAagtaagagaagaaaacaaagaagaagaaggagaagaagcacaAGAATTATATGGTTCAGCCATAAGCCTACATTCACAGGGAAGAGAgaactagggttttttttagtatCTTTCCCTTTAGACTACAAGAGTATATATAGAGTCCTTACCTATCTCTTGTTGGGGTTCCACATGGTAGCGGAAATTATAATACTACATCAGTAGTGGTAGCCTAATGTAGAGACTTATAGGTGCTTGAGCATCCTTTCTTTAACATCTAGCTTTTGAGGATGAGTTCTACCCAATCTTCGAACAAGTGGTATAAGAGCTAAGGTTTGGTTGGATTAGGGTGTGGCAGAGCCAAGATTCTGGTAAGATCTAAGGCATGGGAACGTGATGTGCCTTCGAGGATGAAATCTGAGAAGATTTCGGTAGGCAAAAATAATAATCCCAAATTGAAAGTAGGTAGCCAATGTGGAGACTTATAGGTACTTAAGCACCCTCTCCTTAATAGCTAGTTTTTGAAGATGAGTTCTACCCAAATCCCTAACATTTATCCCTCATCTCAAGAGACCTTTTGGGCAAAAAAAAGGTCCAGATGTTAAACCTAAAGAACCCTAACTAGTTTTATACACTTCTGTTATACTAGTAATAATTCTCTTTATTATTTCTTAATTAGGTTTTTGAGCCCTCTAACTCACGGTCACTATCCCAAGAGCATGAGATCCAGAGTGAAAAACCGCTTGCCAGAATTTTCAAAGAAGGAAATGAGACTGCTTAAAGGCTCATTTGACTTCCTCGGACTCAATTACTATACAGCTTATTATGTGGCTAACGATAAGCATTGCAAAGATGTTAACACGACTTATACTACAGATTCTTGCGCTAAGCTCTTGCGTAAGTTCAAATGTGATCCTTACactgtttatattataagttaaTGACATCTTAAGTTGAATCAGATTATCAGAATTTATAattaatcaaattttttttataatgacagaggagagagatgggAAATCCATTGGTCCAACTGTGAGAATTACCCCAACTATCAGAGTATACTTATGTAATGTATTGGTTCTTCTTACATTAACATGTTGTAATTAATGAGATTATGTGAATATTATTACAGACTGGTTCAGCTTGGCTTCGTGTATATCCAGAAGGAATATGGGAGTTGCTGAACTATACTAAGAAAGAATACAATGATCCAGAGATTTATATTACTGAGAATGGTGAGTTTTTTGGCCTTAAATATCATGAAATCAGCTTATCATTGCAGCATCTAATGGAtgtgatttgattttggattttttttaggaGTATCAGAGTCCAATAACGGTACATTCACAATGGAAGAAGCTCTAGCTGACAAATGGAGAATAGATTACTACAATAACCATCTTCAATTTATCCACAAGGCCATCAAGTGAGTATTTATCTACTATAAGCCCCCTCCACAAGTTGCTTTCTTGTTCTCCGTCAATTTGGGACAATCTCAATCACATGGCCCATCAATTAAGGagttttcccctattttctcgaAGGAACTTTGCTGTTATCTAAATGGTCCCAAATTCGTTAGTATATTGAGGGATGTTTTAGGACCTTCAGATGGTGGCTGAACCCTTCCTACagggtggaggaaaactttttccAACATCTAACGTAAACTATTTTTCATAGGAAAGGCGTAAATGTGAAAGGATACTTTGCATGGTCATTGTTTGACAACTTTGAGTGGAATTCCGGATATACAGTTCGGTTTGGCATCAACTACATAGATTACAAAGATGGgctgaagagatacccaaaGCTGTCGTCCGTTTGGTTCATGAAGTTCCTTCAAAGTACTACAAAGACAGAGTTTTAAATCTATAGAGCCCCAACAAGTTGGGGTCAGGCAGATGACTGATCAGAGCTTAAGCTTGAAGCCTTTTGACctaatttcatttatgcatTTTGCCCTTAAAGGATCTGTTCGGTATAATGGTGTttaaattttctttaatttcttggAATATGTCAACAAATATTTATTAATTggtcaaaaaattgaaattgtttaattGCTTTAATTGAACAAAATTATTACCAGGACAAAAAATATGTTTGATAATCCGCTTTCAGAATAGATTTTCTATCTTTAATGAGTTTGTGAGCACAATCTGAGCACTCCATCACAGAGAAGGAAACAAATCCaattgaagagagaaaatgaaagattggAGGGTTAAGCTAGAAGAAAGAAACCCATGATTTGAGCAAGCAAGATAGGAACAAAGGACGGGCGAAAGGGAGGCACAGTTGCAGGAATTGGTCCACCTGTTTTCTAAAACTTGTCATCTATGGGACATAATAGAGAGGCTATGGCCTGGAGGGAGTAGTGGATAAAGGCAACGCGGTGAGAGGTGCGCAGCAGAGGAGCACACGACTGGGGGATGGGCAGGGGGGGTGCCAGGAAGAGGGGCTATGGCCTAGAGGGAGTGGTGGCTCACGGCAAGGGGGTGAAGGTGTGTATCAGAGGAGCACCATTCGTCTTCTCTAAGCCAAAACTACGTAGTTTTAAATCTAAAGAGCCTCAGTAGTAGGGATGGCTCAGTGAGCTTAATCCTGAATTTCCCCTAGATTTTGTTAAACGAATTACTTGTAAATTGCCAAAAAATTATTTCTCAATTAAATAAATAGCTTCCATTGGCTTCACTTGTTAAAAAATCTTGTAGTGATTATTGATTCAacaattatctcttttttttttttttttttttaatttaagatcagcatgaaatattaaattaagaaagagtGAGTGAATACAAGAATCACTCAAAGGCCAaaccaaaaagaataacaaaggCAGTCTTCGTAttcaccttcagcattgccatcagtagataGATAAACCTAAACATAAAAGCTCAGTTAAAATGGAACCGTGGCTTCCCAATAGTGTCTCAACTAATGTCAACCAAAGAGAACCTGGGTGGAGTCTCGATTTCAGACTCAGTTTCTCCAATGCAGCAATGAAAGATGCCGATTGAGTTCTGCAAAATGATTACTTTTCTTAAGGTTGTAGATGCATTTTTTGGTGCAATCTGGGTTCCTTATGTATCAACCTCTTGAGGGTATCCTAGGAGTGTTGAACCCAAATAGTGCACACTTAGGGACACCAAGGGTTGTAGTGCTCAACAAATCTGAATGATAatatagaaagagaaataataGCGTTGGGGTGAATTAATGAATTGGATTATCAATTCTCGCTTTATCCAGGAAGTAGGTAAAGATATTTTCTGTATGGAGGGAAGTAAGTAACATCTAGGAGAttcgaactcaagacctcctagtgagcattggttttttgcacaccacagttCCCCAACTACGCCAAGCAGTTGTTGTTTGATATACTCATTTTTGGCTCATTCTTTGCAAGGTAATTCGCTATAGATTAGCTTCTATGTAACAGTGAGAAACCTTTCAATCAATGGAACGAAGATAAGATTGCAAATAAATCCAATCCTGTTGAATGATCTAATGAATGGATTTTGAGTTCATCGCCGTTACAGCAGCGGTTACTATGTTGGTTCATAAAAGTTCGTGCCACGGTCTGTTTCACCAAGATGGATTTCCCTGCGGTCTTACAATTGCCTCAATTGAGTGGAAGGTATCTCATAGTTATAGGGAGGAAAGCCCAATTGTTGCCTAACTTGCCAAGTCCATGGCAAAGTCTAGTACCCCTTAGTCATCTATTCTCTATCCTACCTTGGTGAGAAGTGATATAGAATCAGATATGTAGGCCGTCAGAGATCTCACATCTTGTAgtctatttctttctcttttccatgTTTGGTGTGGCTAGCTTCTCTTGCCAATGGCAATGTCGAAGATGGGGTATCGCTAGTCAAGTTGTTTTAGTGTTGGCTTGAtcggtttttgtttcttttgtttgttctataaaaataaatgagCCAGAATAAAGGTATTCCTTGGTTTGGAGCTCAAGAGTGGTCCAATCTCAAGACTTTCCTTGCTTTTATCGAGTGGAGGATCATCCACTGTTTTAGGAAAGCAAAtccaatggaaattttttggcAAAAGAGGTAGCAAAAACGCAAATTTCATGTCTAATGTTTACCTTGCCAGACATATCTCTGATGAGTTGGCAAGAGTTGCAATGTCAAGACGTAAATATAGGCTTATGAGATAACGGTTGTGAATTTTCTTACTGATGACAATGCTAAAGGTGGAGACTCACTTCCCGGGgttgtattgttttttttttttttcccttgttatattttcttcttccttttaacATAGCctgactgaaaaaaaaaaaaaaattaggcctATGCGCAAGTCCACACTTGCTACACCAACCAAAAAGGTAAGTGGGACACTAACCTGGCTAGGCTTGGTGTGCCTATGTGAAAAAACCACTGGACTCACGGGAGAGAGAGCCTTCTCTTCAAAGAACTTTACCTTCATAGTTTCCATTAGGGCATATGACCAAGTTCAAACTCTTTCTCATTTTCTATGCGGGAATAAAGGAATTATTGCCTATATTTGTTTGTGAAAGCAACTATGGAGAAATCTTGGGTTCAAATCATTTTGAAAATGTTGGTCCTATGAGGGAAGGATACCTAAAATTTAGcatatgcttttctttttccatataactagaaaaattaaaaggtgggagggaaagggaaagggaaagggaaagggaaagggaaagggaaagggcgggggggggggggggcgggggagAGCTGATAAAAACTGAAAGACAGAAGGATTGAGTTTTCCCTCAACCACGGTGATCAAAAATTAATCCCTTAAATCAAGGGCGCCATCACTTATGCGACTCTGGTAATAGTAAGGGCATTTCAAATCTTCAATAATCATTCCCTAGCTATCCAATAGTAAGAATTATTGGGTCATCCTTCGACATAATAAAATTAGGGCTCCCATCTGTAGCTTCCATATATAGATAATAGTTTAGAAATTATTTCGCCATAAAAATCCTAATGTTTCATTTAATtgaggacaaagttttctttcatttgtgGCTGAATGATAGGACATCCAGATATGACCCATCACTTCTACCTCTCTCTCggcccaaacccccccccccgcccTTCCTTTGCACGTGGTCGATGAACCACCGTGAAAGTGACCATGACCTCAGGAAACATCAGTCCTTTAGTTAGTTAATTGTTGAAATGTGATAAGCTGtcctccaaagtccaaaccaaGGCTGAATAAGTTGAGTAAATGATTATCCCTTCGACATATGTGGGTGAATGGCTCCCTTTACCACCCCAAGATGGAGTTCTGACTTGGATTTACCACTTCTAACGGGTTGATTTGCCACATTATACTCTGTATATGTTGAAAGATTCCTGATTATCTTGTAAGCCCATCTGACTCtcttgaaaatagaaaatagaaaggtAGGGAAACTGTtagttttccttatttttctctcaaattttatATCTAAATTAAGGAACAGAACCCAGATAAATATTAGTGTAGAAGAGATCAGAAAACAATCTCTTTAAATCTTATTGTTTTACAGATTTATGTACAATTGACGACACCATCTCGTTCTCTGATAGATAAAGGAGACAAACGAAAAGGCTTGGAATTGGGAAGAACAAGTGGAGTACTCCGTTCTCATGCAGAAGGTCagctaattaaaataaaaaactaatccCATTTCATTTTCCATTAATTTCAGCTTGTTACAATACTATGTACGTAGACTAATtagattattattatcttttagCGGAAAAAAGTACTTAGATTAGATTAGAAATTATACAAGTTTGATGGGTTTCCATCAAATTAGATCACTGGCTTTTTTTAAAGATAAGTGGTACAAGTGTACAGGCCTTTGTTATGGTCTGTTGTTATAAAtctgtggctgatttgtagtacTAGACCACTGGTGCATCAGATTGACAGCCAGCATTTTGTATAATTAGTCGTAACTTATCAATCTTTTTTCATATATCCTCCCCCTTGTCTTTATTTAAAATCTTCATATAATTAACCCCAGTAAATTGAGATAAGATTTTAAatgttattattgttttttgagGTATAAGGGCAGAGTTCTTTATGGACAACCCCAACTCTTCCTCCAGGCACATTAGATCTTTTTGCAGAGAGTGGGTGATGCAGGGGGGGTTCCTagatgactaggtctcctacaagattaactaactaggtaggttaactcaaggggcttaggtaaatAAGACCAAAGAATCTCAGCAAACACGATTAATCATGCAAGATAAAGCGAGACTAATAAgcaaagtagccaaaagcaatattaatctagacggaaaaacacataaattcttactcaggtttcaagtggggacatggggaagggaacaaacgacatatgaatattaggttcaacacaaatccatctagacacccaaattagatatgcaacaatcgataaaatagacataaacaaagggcaaggGCAGACTTCAACGCCAATGGGTTGCAATATATGTAATAGGGATTTAGGGAGGTGGGGAGGATTTAGTTTAGTACTTTACCATACTGTTATTCAGATctaaggagagaagaagaaatccaggttctccaaaataaagaggttgtaGTCCACcttttgttgaagaagatacaTCCAACCAATTGTAGAGAGAGTAGCAGCAATGGTGTaaaggcagcagtgtgcagcAGTGCAGTTTTGTACCGGCAGAAATATGTTGTAGCTGCAAGTTTATAACAGTAGGAATATGTTGCAGCAGTAGTGAGgtaaggcagcaggtgcagcaacAACGATTTTGTAACGCCAGTAATGTGTTGCAGCAACAGTGAGGTAAGGTAGCAGGTGCAGTAATAACAACAcaacagcagaaaaaaaaagaagataagattgaaaagaaagagagggaggtgagacaagaagattgagagaagagagagccgagagagtaagggaggaaagaggcgagagagaaagatgagagaacgagggagagagagaaccgtgaggggtttgggggtttattcttgttttcaatattcttcattaATTGAGCATgaacaatggccaatggccttataCTTAAAGAGagtaaacttccaaaaataaaaagatacttagaaactcaattgcatgaaataaaaactacctaatagatcaatataaagaaatcctagtttcctaattgtgtaagacaatcaaatatcactagatttaaagcaaagtactaaaatcaaataagatttggtggggtccacaaaatcttccaagatcttctaaaaatctagatcgatcttgggacccacaagatcttctgaaatcttctaagatcttctaaaatttgGATCGagcttggggcccacaagatcttcttctttctattattccagccacaaagatgactgcttcttcttcttcttgcgcctgtacactttgatgtccccatcaactctccctggCTTGGAAGAATTTACCTCTGGTGAATTAATGCTCATATAATACTCAAataggtctgggttgagttgttggacttcttacattgtgatccaggtgttgtcaatttccggacgtccatgccacttgaccaagaactctctagaacctctagtgtgtgtggacacaatcctctcatcaaggatttcctcaatttcttcagttctcctcgtgaccttaggcacaggtggtaacgaggtggggggaagtggttggcttggctcagaagtctcatcaatgttgaaagggaagtcgttaaggtcatcaggataaaaagaggtgaaggtagaggtaccatggtatgggactaggtcttcaacattgaaaatattgctgATCTCCATGCTGATTggaagatcaagaacatacgcattggcacctatcctcttgagtatcttgaacggacctgtgctacgagcatgtagcttgctcgcttttttcctaacaaaacgttgtggcttgattcttaccatcaccatatcaccctcttgaaactcttgtagccttctgtgcacatctgccttcgatttgtattgctcattgctcagtgctatctgtctccttatacctgcatgcaaatcatgtatatgttgagcaaaagattcgactgactgggaggtcctagaactagacacgactgggataaggtctattgGTGCCC
This genomic stretch from Macadamia integrifolia cultivar HAES 741 chromosome 2, SCU_Mint_v3, whole genome shotgun sequence harbors:
- the LOC122094131 gene encoding beta-glucosidase 13-like isoform X2; translated protein: MAIQVSQSQPFLLVLVLVNLLAHSGGVIASHSPSFSRSSFPASFIFGTASSAYQYEGAANEGGRKPSIWDTFTHQHPDKITDHSNGDVAIDSYHRYKEDVNVMKEMGMDAYRFSISWSRILPDGKQSGGVNEEGVQYYNNLINELLANKIQPFVTLFHWDLPQALEDKYGGFLSPDIIYDFQGYADICFKEFGDRVKHWITLNEPVSYVIGYNEGTLAPGRCSNCSKGNSSTEPYLVGHHQLLAHAAAVNLYRDKYQASQNGKIGITLNSHWMVPYSEHHSDVAASRRALDFMYGWFLSPLTHGHYPKSMRSRVKNRLPEFSKKEMRLLKGSFDFLGLNYYTAYYVANDKHCKDVNTTYTTDSCAKLLQERDGKSIGPTTGSAWLRVYPEGIWELLNYTKKEYNDPEIYITENGVSESNNGTFTMEEALADKWRIDYYNNHLQFIHKAIKRKCERILCMVIV
- the LOC122094131 gene encoding beta-glucosidase 24-like isoform X1, which produces MAIQVSQSQPFLLVLVLVNLLAHSGGVIASHSPSFSRSSFPASFIFGTASSAYQYEGAANEGGRKPSIWDTFTHQHPDKITDHSNGDVAIDSYHRYKEDVNVMKEMGMDAYRFSISWSRILPDGKQSGGVNEEGVQYYNNLINELLANKIQPFVTLFHWDLPQALEDKYGGFLSPDIIYDFQGYADICFKEFGDRVKHWITLNEPVSYVIGYNEGTLAPGRCSNCSKGNSSTEPYLVGHHQLLAHAAAVNLYRDKYQASQNGKIGITLNSHWMVPYSEHHSDVAASRRALDFMYGWFLSPLTHGHYPKSMRSRVKNRLPEFSKKEMRLLKGSFDFLGLNYYTAYYVANDKHCKDVNTTYTTDSCAKLLQERDGKSIGPTTGSAWLRVYPEGIWELLNYTKKEYNDPEIYITENGVSESNNGTFTMEEALADKWRIDYYNNHLQFIHKAIKKGVNVKGYFAWSLFDNFEWNSGYTVRFGINYIDYKDGLKRYPKLSSVWFMKFLQSTTKTEF